A window of the Chloroflexota bacterium genome harbors these coding sequences:
- a CDS encoding HAD family hydrolase, with protein MAIRGVLFDLGDTLVTQEPLVGSPSNRQGAAQVAEALGRLTEVAPTAEQLTDPLGETLQEALIESYQGECAVPDARRAFLEVLDRFDIEPPSELIDLLLPLYFGPHYARMTVDPLAVRTLELLRRAGVGTAVVGNLIHGEELLVERLRAFDLLRLVDALVLSTESGWMKPHPVAYREALRRLDVPAADAVMVGDDLEIDVRAPQALGLRAIWLRRDSAPGLGSVTPDAIIDDLGGLIPAIAELDAAETPT; from the coding sequence ATGGCGATTCGGGGTGTGCTGTTCGATCTGGGCGATACCTTGGTCACGCAGGAGCCCTTGGTCGGGTCTCCCAGCAACCGCCAGGGCGCGGCGCAGGTTGCCGAGGCGTTGGGGCGGCTGACGGAGGTCGCGCCGACCGCCGAGCAGCTCACCGATCCGCTGGGCGAAACCCTGCAAGAGGCGCTGATCGAGTCTTACCAGGGTGAGTGCGCCGTGCCGGACGCCCGGCGGGCCTTCCTGGAAGTCCTCGACCGCTTCGACATCGAGCCGCCGTCCGAGCTCATCGACCTGCTGCTGCCGTTGTACTTCGGGCCGCACTACGCGCGGATGACCGTCGATCCGCTCGCCGTCCGCACGCTGGAACTGCTGCGCCGGGCCGGCGTGGGCACGGCCGTCGTGGGGAACCTGATCCATGGCGAGGAGTTGCTCGTCGAGCGCCTGCGCGCGTTCGATCTGCTGCGGCTGGTGGACGCCCTGGTGCTGAGCACCGAGTCCGGCTGGATGAAGCCGCATCCGGTGGCCTACCGCGAGGCGCTGCGCCGTCTCGACGTCCCGGCTGCCGACGCGGTGATGGTGGGCGACGACCTGGAAATCGACGTGCGCGCGCCGCAGGCGCTGGGCCTGCGGGCGATCTGGCTGCGCCGCGACTCCGCACCCGGCCTCGGGTCGGTCACGCCCGACGCGATCATCGACGATCTGGGCGGGCTGATTCCGGCCATCGCGGAGCTGGACGCTGCAGAGACGCCAACCTAA
- a CDS encoding sialidase family protein, protein MPPKSTAAARWRDALRTNPDYVVYVPADDDTPEHDTGPRPDGPWDNGNTHFIVTVTTTGAFLATWTQAGDHFHGVNVRIVTARSEDRGRTWSRPTVVEAPPDDSGKVPVWSVPVVVPHSGRVWLFYHRNTGPVDFDRGMTGVLSWRVSDDDGVTWGERHDAVIGRGAIDDPDPAMLSSWVPTGWQAPIVNRRGQVICPMTRWASNHYQRQFETVTPEIGFNLRHHEGWFLRFDNVMTVDDPADLVVTTWPDADHGIQVQHPRDARISCAMEPSIQNLSDGRILAVMRTMTGWIWYSVSEDYGESWSEAAPLRFQPGGPPIPHPSSPCPLHKLRDGRFLLFFHNNDGTAHGADGPGDGKARRPVCVSVGREIDNPGGQPLVFGRPHVLADNEYAVHSVTGRGGGMPLYGSFTDYAGEQVLWYPDNTTYLLGKRLTEEVLDDAWLPR, encoded by the coding sequence ATGCCTCCGAAATCGACCGCCGCCGCTCGCTGGCGCGACGCCCTCCGCACGAATCCTGACTACGTCGTCTACGTTCCCGCCGACGACGACACGCCGGAGCACGACACCGGGCCGCGTCCCGACGGGCCGTGGGACAACGGCAACACCCACTTCATCGTCACGGTCACGACCACGGGAGCCTTCCTGGCCACGTGGACCCAGGCCGGGGACCACTTCCACGGCGTGAATGTGCGGATCGTGACGGCCCGCAGCGAGGACCGCGGGCGCACCTGGAGCCGCCCCACCGTGGTCGAGGCGCCGCCGGACGACTCCGGCAAGGTACCAGTGTGGTCGGTGCCGGTGGTGGTGCCGCATAGCGGTCGCGTCTGGCTCTTCTATCACCGCAACACCGGGCCGGTGGACTTCGACCGCGGGATGACCGGCGTGCTGTCCTGGCGCGTGTCGGACGACGACGGCGTCACCTGGGGCGAGCGGCACGACGCGGTCATCGGGCGCGGGGCCATCGACGATCCCGACCCCGCCATGCTCAGCAGCTGGGTGCCGACCGGCTGGCAGGCGCCCATCGTCAATCGCCGCGGCCAGGTGATCTGCCCGATGACGCGCTGGGCATCCAACCACTATCAGCGACAGTTCGAGACGGTGACGCCGGAGATTGGCTTCAACTTGCGCCATCACGAGGGCTGGTTTCTGCGCTTCGACAATGTGATGACGGTGGACGACCCGGCGGACCTGGTGGTCACGACCTGGCCGGACGCCGATCACGGCATCCAGGTGCAGCATCCCCGCGACGCGCGCATCAGCTGCGCCATGGAGCCGTCCATCCAAAACCTCTCCGACGGCCGCATCCTGGCCGTGATGCGCACCATGACCGGCTGGATCTGGTATTCGGTGTCCGAGGACTACGGCGAGTCGTGGTCCGAGGCGGCGCCCCTGCGATTTCAGCCCGGCGGACCGCCCATCCCGCACCCCTCGTCGCCCTGCCCGCTACACAAGCTGCGCGACGGTCGGTTTCTGCTCTTCTTCCACAACAATGACGGCACCGCGCATGGGGCCGACGGACCCGGCGACGGCAAGGCGCGCCGACCCGTCTGCGTCAGCGTGGGACGCGAGATCGACAACCCCGGCGGTCAGCCGCTGGTGTTCGGGCGTCCCCACGTGCTGGCCGACAACGAGTACGCCGTCCACTCGGTGACCGGTCGCGGCGGGGGCATGCCCCTCTACGGCAGCTTCACCGACTACGCCGGCGAGCAGGTGCTCTGGTATCCCGACAACACGACCTATCTGCTCGGCAAGCGGCTGACTGAGGAGGTCCTCGACGACGCCTGGCTGCCGCGCTAG
- a CDS encoding HAD-IA family hydrolase: MTTSLPAAVFFDAYGTLIHFPDDPSPFDYMAGALQRAGVDLPRARLDDALHAEMRYYKAHYASVRTADDLERLRIEDARVYLDALGDTGAVPLDLNHVADELAAAFESRVLPDAHPAIDLVRAAGVRAAVLSNFSYLLPLVFDEVGLGDRLDPIVFSAAVGAEKPDPRIFAAAAAAVGADLADCVLIGDDFVNDVDGARRCGMPVVWLARDGSDAPPGVATARNLVDAARLALGSGWRELSPSGCTPPSADA; the protein is encoded by the coding sequence GTGACCACCTCGCTCCCGGCGGCCGTGTTCTTCGATGCCTACGGCACGCTGATCCACTTCCCGGACGACCCCTCGCCGTTCGACTACATGGCCGGCGCCTTACAGCGGGCGGGGGTCGACCTGCCGCGCGCGCGCCTCGACGACGCGTTGCACGCCGAGATGCGCTACTACAAGGCGCACTACGCCTCCGTGCGCACGGCCGATGATCTGGAACGGCTTCGCATCGAGGACGCCCGGGTGTACTTGGATGCGCTGGGCGACACTGGTGCGGTTCCGCTCGACCTGAACCACGTCGCCGACGAGCTGGCGGCGGCCTTCGAGAGCCGCGTGCTTCCCGACGCGCATCCGGCCATCGACCTAGTGCGAGCGGCCGGCGTGCGCGCGGCCGTCCTCAGCAACTTCAGCTACCTGCTGCCGCTGGTCTTCGACGAGGTTGGACTCGGCGACCGCCTGGACCCAATCGTTTTCTCTGCCGCCGTCGGCGCCGAGAAGCCCGACCCGCGCATCTTCGCCGCCGCCGCCGCTGCTGTGGGCGCCGATCTTGCCGACTGCGTGCTCATCGGCGATGACTTCGTGAACGACGTCGACGGCGCTCGGCGCTGTGGCATGCCCGTGGTGTGGCTCGCGCGGGACGGATCGGACGCCCCGCCGGGCGTGGCCACGGCGCGAAACCTGGTGGACGCCGCCCGGCTGGCGCTGGGGTCCGGCTGGCGTGAGTTGTCCCCCAGCGGATGCACGCCGCCATCGGCGGACGCCTGA
- a CDS encoding secondary thiamine-phosphate synthase enzyme YjbQ produces MRPATLRVATAARTSVHPIGRQIQAALDTQDVADGLLLVSVPHTTCAVTLNEPEPGLLDDLARALEQLVPWRGSYAHNRGSEDNAAAHVRAALLGHQLLVPIVDGRLQVGVWQDVLLVECDGPRTRTVELRLV; encoded by the coding sequence GTGCGGCCGGCCACGCTGCGCGTCGCCACCGCCGCGCGAACGTCCGTGCACCCAATCGGCCGGCAGATCCAGGCGGCCCTCGACACGCAGGACGTCGCGGACGGCCTGCTGCTGGTCAGCGTCCCGCACACCACCTGCGCCGTGACGCTGAACGAACCAGAACCGGGACTGCTCGACGACCTGGCCCGGGCGCTGGAGCAACTGGTGCCTTGGCGCGGCTCCTACGCCCACAACCGCGGGTCGGAGGACAACGCGGCTGCGCACGTCCGCGCCGCCCTGCTGGGTCATCAACTGCTCGTGCCGATCGTCGACGGTCGGCTCCAGGTCGGCGTGTGGCAGGACGTACTGCTCGTCGAGTGCGATGGCCCGCGCACGCGCACGGTCGAGCTGCGCCTGGTCTAA
- the xylB gene encoding xylulokinase, with amino-acid sequence MTDDLLLGLDLGTTSARAVLVARSGEILATHAAEYPMDTPRPGWAEQDPDAWERAAVEALGACVRAAPDHSAIRGIGLTGQMHGATLLDKRDQSIRAAILWCDQRTAAQRQAIEREIGLAEVIARTANPPLEGFTAPKLLWVREHEPDSYARIRRVLLPKDFIRLRLTGEAAADVADASGTALFDVAKREWSDAMTRDLEIPREWLPRVVESPEPAGALTVAAAEALSLPAGLPVAAGAGDQAAGGVAAGIVAAGDALVTIGSSGVVFVAGDWPRIDPAGRVHTFCHALPGAWHVMGVTQGAGISLRWVRDTLGAPDAGDGDPYDALTSEAAVSPAGSRGLVWLPYLQGERTPHLDPNARGVLFGLTTAHGRGDVVRAVLEGVAFSLRDGLEIIQELGLPARRVKIAGGGARSPLWRQIVADVLGLPISLEPEDRGPAFGAALLAGVAVGVYGSVEEACAATASQSQKVPPDAGTHAVYEATYRLYRDLYPALAGSFAEVASLQE; translated from the coding sequence ATGACCGACGACCTGCTGCTGGGCCTGGACCTCGGCACCACCAGCGCGCGGGCGGTGCTCGTCGCGCGCTCCGGTGAGATTCTGGCCACCCACGCCGCCGAATACCCCATGGACACCCCGCGGCCCGGCTGGGCCGAGCAGGATCCCGACGCCTGGGAACGGGCGGCGGTGGAGGCGCTCGGCGCGTGCGTCCGGGCCGCGCCCGACCATTCGGCCATTCGGGGGATCGGGCTCACCGGCCAGATGCACGGCGCGACACTATTGGACAAGCGCGACCAGTCGATCCGGGCGGCCATTCTCTGGTGTGACCAGCGAACCGCCGCGCAACGGCAGGCCATCGAACGCGAGATCGGGCTGGCTGAGGTCATCGCGCGCACCGCCAACCCGCCGCTGGAAGGCTTCACCGCGCCCAAGCTGCTGTGGGTGCGCGAGCACGAGCCCGATTCCTACGCCCGGATTCGACGCGTGCTGCTGCCCAAGGACTTCATTCGCCTGCGTCTCACCGGCGAGGCCGCCGCCGACGTCGCCGACGCCTCGGGCACCGCGCTGTTCGACGTGGCCAAGCGCGAGTGGTCGGACGCCATGACGCGCGACCTGGAGATTCCCCGGGAGTGGCTACCGCGCGTGGTCGAATCACCCGAACCGGCCGGCGCGCTGACCGTCGCGGCGGCAGAGGCCCTGAGCCTGCCCGCCGGACTGCCCGTTGCCGCGGGCGCGGGCGACCAGGCCGCGGGAGGGGTGGCGGCGGGCATCGTCGCCGCGGGCGATGCGCTCGTAACCATCGGGTCGTCGGGCGTGGTATTCGTGGCCGGCGACTGGCCACGAATAGATCCCGCCGGTCGCGTGCACACGTTCTGTCACGCATTGCCGGGGGCATGGCACGTGATGGGCGTCACCCAGGGCGCCGGAATTTCGCTGCGGTGGGTGCGCGACACGCTGGGCGCGCCGGACGCGGGAGACGGTGATCCCTACGACGCCTTGACCAGCGAGGCGGCAGTCTCGCCCGCCGGGAGTCGCGGGCTCGTCTGGCTGCCGTATCTGCAGGGCGAGCGCACGCCGCATCTGGATCCCAACGCGCGCGGCGTGCTCTTCGGCCTCACGACGGCCCATGGGCGCGGCGACGTGGTCCGCGCCGTGCTCGAAGGCGTGGCGTTCAGCCTGCGCGATGGACTGGAGATCATCCAGGAGCTCGGCCTGCCCGCGCGCCGGGTCAAGATCGCCGGGGGCGGCGCGCGCAGCCCGCTCTGGCGGCAGATCGTGGCCGACGTGCTGGGCCTTCCGATCAGCCTCGAGCCCGAGGACCGCGGCCCGGCCTTCGGCGCGGCTCTCCTGGCGGGAGTTGCGGTCGGGGTGTACGGCTCGGTCGAGGAGGCATGCGCGGCGACGGCGTCTCAATCCCAAAAGGTCCCGCCGGACGCGGGCACCCACGCCGTCTACGAGGCGACCTACCGCCTATACCGGGACCTCTATCCGGCGCTCGCGGGTTCGTTTGCTGAGGTTGCGTCGCTGCAGGAATGA
- a CDS encoding SDR family oxidoreductase yields MSVLDRFRLDGRRALVTGGGTGIGKGLAQALAEAGADVAVCGRTEETLERTVAEIESLGVRSKAIHADVTSSDQVRAAVQAVVDEWGGLDIAVNNAGITTWVDAVDMPEDDWDRVLDTNLKGVFLCSQEAGRVMISQGRGAIVNVASISAQIINRPQQQAHYSASKAGVVHLTRALAAEWAEHGVRVNAVSPGYTRTEMVNAPHMIPARPIWTRDTPMGRMAEIEEIQGAVVFLASDAAAYVTGHDLVVDGGVTAW; encoded by the coding sequence ATGAGCGTCCTTGACCGCTTCCGACTCGACGGCCGCCGCGCGCTGGTCACCGGCGGCGGCACCGGCATCGGCAAAGGCCTGGCGCAAGCGCTGGCCGAGGCCGGCGCCGACGTCGCCGTGTGCGGTCGCACCGAGGAGACCCTTGAGCGCACCGTCGCCGAGATCGAGTCGCTCGGCGTTCGCTCCAAGGCGATCCACGCCGACGTGACTAGTTCCGATCAGGTGCGCGCCGCGGTGCAGGCCGTGGTCGACGAATGGGGCGGCCTGGACATCGCGGTCAACAACGCCGGCATCACCACCTGGGTCGACGCCGTGGACATGCCCGAGGACGACTGGGACCGCGTGCTCGACACCAACCTCAAGGGCGTGTTCCTGTGCTCGCAGGAGGCCGGCCGCGTGATGATTTCGCAGGGGCGGGGCGCGATCGTCAACGTGGCCTCGATCTCGGCGCAGATCATCAACCGCCCACAGCAGCAGGCGCACTACAGCGCATCGAAGGCCGGCGTCGTTCACCTCACGCGCGCATTGGCCGCCGAGTGGGCGGAGCACGGCGTGCGCGTCAATGCCGTGAGCCCCGGCTACACCCGCACCGAGATGGTCAACGCGCCGCACATGATCCCGGCCCGGCCGATCTGGACGCGCGACACCCCGATGGGCCGCATGGCGGAGATCGAGGAGATCCAGGGAGCGGTGGTCTTTCTTGCCAGCGATGCCGCGGCCTATGTGACCGGCCACGACCTGGTCGTCGATGGCGGCGTCACCGCCTGGTGA
- a CDS encoding NAD(P)-dependent alcohol dehydrogenase, whose translation MKAAYLEGTANIRVRESAVPAPAPHEALVRIRSVGICASDIHYYEHGRIGRFIVEQPLILGHEPSGEIVAVGTEVSHLAPGDRVSIEPGVPCHGCEHCQAGRYNLCPDVVFMATPPVHGAFAEYVAHPASRCFKIPDGMSYDAAALIEPLSVGLYAVERGRAVLGDRAVVLGAGPIGLVTLLSLKSQGIDAVTVVDVVDFRLEKARELGAERTVDAREVDVASELADSFDVVFETAGAPATVVQSIGLAARGGRVVLVGLSPDDTAPIDTNHIIDKGLDVAGVFRYAHTWPKAIELVASGRVDLEPLVSAHYPLDDVQEAMDFARSRKDACIKVMVEP comes from the coding sequence ATGAAGGCCGCCTATCTTGAAGGGACCGCCAACATCCGGGTCCGCGAGAGCGCCGTCCCGGCTCCGGCGCCCCATGAGGCGCTGGTTCGCATTCGGTCGGTCGGCATCTGCGCGTCCGACATCCACTACTACGAGCACGGGCGCATCGGGCGCTTCATCGTGGAGCAGCCGCTGATCCTGGGCCACGAGCCGTCCGGCGAGATCGTCGCCGTCGGTACTGAGGTTTCACACCTCGCGCCCGGCGACCGGGTGTCGATCGAGCCCGGCGTCCCCTGCCATGGGTGCGAGCACTGCCAGGCCGGCCGCTACAACCTCTGCCCCGACGTGGTGTTCATGGCCACGCCGCCGGTGCATGGGGCCTTCGCCGAATACGTGGCGCACCCGGCTTCGCGCTGCTTCAAGATTCCCGACGGTATGAGCTACGACGCCGCGGCTCTCATCGAGCCGCTCTCGGTCGGGCTGTACGCCGTCGAGCGCGGTCGAGCCGTCCTGGGAGATCGGGCGGTCGTGCTGGGGGCCGGGCCCATCGGGCTCGTGACCCTGCTGAGCCTGAAGAGCCAGGGCATCGACGCCGTCACCGTCGTCGACGTCGTCGACTTCCGTCTCGAAAAGGCCCGCGAGCTTGGCGCCGAGCGCACGGTCGACGCCCGCGAGGTCGACGTCGCCTCCGAGCTGGCCGACAGCTTCGACGTGGTCTTCGAGACCGCCGGCGCCCCGGCCACGGTGGTGCAGTCGATTGGTCTGGCCGCGCGCGGTGGTCGCGTGGTCCTGGTGGGGCTGAGCCCCGACGACACCGCGCCGATCGACACGAATCACATCATCGACAAGGGCCTAGACGTGGCGGGCGTGTTCCGCTACGCCCACACCTGGCCCAAGGCCATCGAGCTCGTGGCCTCGGGGCGCGTCGATCTGGAACCGCTCGTCTCGGCCCACTACCCGCTCGACGACGTGCAGGAAGCCATGGACTTCGCCCGGTCGCGCAAGGACGCCTGCATCAAGGTCATGGTCGAGCCCTGA
- a CDS encoding formate--tetrahydrofolate ligase: MSPSQPPDIEIAQAARLRPIEEIAAQVGLTGDEIETYGRTKAKVTQAAMAARRDAPDGDLVLVTAVTPTAAGEGKTTTTIGLTQALQRLGHRAISATREPSLGPVFGVKGGAAGGGYAQVVPMEDINLHFTGDFAAVTSAHNLLAAMLDNHLHQGNALDIDSRRVLWRRVMDMNDRALHGIVVGLGGRTRGVPRETGFDITPASEVMAILCLARDLADLKDRCGRIAVADRGRGAYVTAAELEAQGAMAVLLRDAVQPNLVQNLEGGPALIHGGPFGNIAHGCSTLIATRLALKLADLAVTEAGFGADLGAEKFLNIKCPAGGLRPRLAVLVATVRALKLHGGADRRELDTEDLEALRAGLPNLQAHAENMAKFGLPVVVAVNRFPSDTDAEVDLVIQAAGALGVPAAESTVFADGAAGGEALARQVLRALEAGGDNFAPLYEPEATLTEKIETVAREVYGADGVDYAGGVERRLRRMDRGVARGFPVCMAKTQYSLSDNASLRGRPQGFRITVRDVRLSAGAGFVVPLTGDILTMPGLPRRPFAVGMDVTPDGTISGLA, encoded by the coding sequence ATGAGCCCTTCGCAACCGCCGGACATCGAAATCGCGCAAGCCGCCAGGCTGCGTCCCATCGAGGAGATCGCGGCGCAGGTCGGACTGACCGGCGATGAGATCGAGACGTATGGCCGCACCAAGGCCAAGGTCACCCAGGCGGCGATGGCGGCACGGCGGGACGCGCCGGACGGTGACCTGGTGCTGGTCACGGCCGTCACGCCCACGGCGGCCGGCGAGGGCAAGACTACGACCACGATCGGGCTCACGCAGGCGCTTCAACGCCTGGGGCATCGGGCCATCAGCGCCACGCGCGAGCCATCGCTGGGACCGGTGTTCGGCGTCAAGGGCGGCGCGGCGGGCGGCGGCTACGCACAGGTGGTGCCGATGGAGGACATCAATCTGCACTTCACCGGCGACTTCGCGGCGGTGACCTCGGCGCACAACCTTCTGGCGGCCATGCTGGACAACCATCTGCACCAGGGCAACGCGCTCGACATCGATTCGCGGCGCGTGCTGTGGCGGCGGGTGATGGACATGAACGACCGCGCGCTGCACGGCATCGTCGTGGGCCTGGGCGGTCGGACGCGCGGCGTACCGCGGGAGACCGGATTCGACATCACACCGGCGTCCGAGGTGATGGCCATCCTCTGCCTGGCGCGTGACCTGGCGGACCTGAAGGACCGCTGTGGCCGCATCGCCGTGGCCGACCGGGGTCGCGGCGCCTACGTCACGGCCGCCGAGCTGGAGGCGCAGGGCGCCATGGCCGTGCTGCTGCGCGACGCGGTGCAGCCCAACCTGGTGCAGAACCTGGAGGGCGGCCCGGCGCTGATTCACGGCGGGCCGTTCGGGAATATCGCGCACGGGTGCAGCACGCTGATCGCGACCCGGCTGGCGCTGAAGCTGGCAGACCTGGCGGTGACCGAAGCCGGGTTTGGCGCCGATCTTGGCGCGGAAAAGTTCCTCAACATCAAGTGTCCGGCGGGCGGGCTGCGGCCCCGGCTGGCGGTCCTGGTGGCCACGGTGCGCGCGCTCAAGCTGCACGGCGGCGCCGACCGCCGCGAGCTCGATACCGAGGACCTGGAGGCGCTGCGCGCGGGCCTGCCGAACCTGCAGGCGCACGCGGAGAACATGGCCAAGTTCGGATTGCCGGTGGTCGTGGCGGTCAATCGCTTCCCCAGCGACACGGACGCCGAGGTGGACCTGGTGATTCAGGCGGCCGGTGCGTTGGGCGTGCCGGCGGCGGAGTCCACCGTGTTCGCCGACGGCGCCGCCGGCGGCGAGGCACTGGCGCGGCAGGTGCTGCGCGCGCTGGAGGCCGGCGGCGACAACTTCGCGCCGCTGTACGAGCCTGAAGCCACCCTGACCGAGAAGATCGAGACGGTCGCGCGCGAAGTCTACGGGGCGGACGGCGTGGACTACGCGGGGGGTGTGGAGCGTCGGTTGCGGCGCATGGATCGCGGAGTGGCGCGCGGGTTCCCGGTCTGCATGGCGAAGACGCAGTATTCGCTGTCCGACAACGCGTCGCTGCGGGGTCGGCCCCAGGGATTCCGCATCACGGTGCGCGACGTGCGGCTGTCGGCGGGCGCGGGATTCGTGGTGCCGCTGACCGGCGACATTCTGACGATGCCGGGGTTGCCGCGGCGACCGTTTGCGGTGGGCATGGACGTGACGCCGGACGGGACGATCTCGGGGCTGGCATAG
- a CDS encoding sialidase family protein, whose amino-acid sequence MITEATYTRDGRTATIRVERIDTWVEDTASIVNFPGILELDGRLILTFARSRHGAEHSHKEDPSRSMESFDDGDSWQPGPDENPLNTYDPITGHTNDGFGGGCGRLRDGTIVHMSHSTVIHLDNGYDRSRGHMHEQFQQDDPTFRFQRATSDGQLLERFPFKVAGMPWGRRSYQVYSPILEMDDGDLLAAMEWVELLPEERWRHEAHGRVWKYLFGVFIVRSGDGGRTWDYVTQFDPGQVKPVYGISDRSVDEGFDEAHMAKLPNGDILCVMRTGSYSPLWQARSRDGGRTWDAPESIGWPGAKPQLEVLPNGVLACASGRGSYGHPQVTHVMISIDGTGHQWEAPFNFHTGPGCSYTTTMQRDGKLHVIYSDSDFTRDMGTHGLPVQRIRRAVIDISTDA is encoded by the coding sequence ATGATCACCGAGGCCACCTACACCCGCGACGGGCGCACCGCGACGATCCGCGTCGAACGCATCGACACCTGGGTCGAAGACACCGCGAGCATCGTGAACTTTCCGGGAATCCTCGAGCTGGACGGCCGGCTCATCCTGACCTTCGCCCGCTCGCGCCACGGCGCCGAGCACTCCCACAAAGAGGACCCCTCCCGCAGCATGGAGTCCTTCGACGACGGCGATTCCTGGCAGCCCGGGCCCGACGAGAACCCGCTCAACACGTACGACCCGATAACCGGCCACACGAACGACGGATTTGGCGGCGGGTGCGGTCGGCTCCGCGACGGCACGATCGTCCACATGAGCCACAGCACGGTGATTCACCTCGACAACGGCTATGACCGCTCTCGGGGTCATATGCACGAGCAGTTTCAGCAGGACGACCCCACGTTCCGCTTTCAGCGGGCCACGAGCGACGGGCAGCTTCTCGAGCGGTTTCCGTTCAAGGTTGCCGGCATGCCCTGGGGGCGCCGGTCCTATCAGGTCTACTCGCCGATCCTCGAAATGGACGACGGCGACCTGCTGGCGGCGATGGAGTGGGTCGAGCTGCTCCCGGAGGAGCGGTGGCGTCACGAGGCCCACGGCCGCGTCTGGAAATACCTCTTCGGCGTGTTCATCGTGCGTTCCGGCGACGGCGGGCGCACCTGGGACTACGTGACCCAGTTCGATCCGGGCCAGGTCAAGCCGGTTTATGGGATCAGCGACCGGTCCGTCGACGAGGGCTTCGACGAAGCCCACATGGCCAAGCTGCCGAACGGCGACATCCTCTGCGTGATGCGCACCGGCTCCTATTCGCCCCTGTGGCAAGCGCGATCGCGCGACGGCGGTCGGACGTGGGACGCGCCCGAGTCCATTGGGTGGCCGGGAGCCAAACCGCAGCTGGAGGTCCTGCCGAATGGGGTGCTCGCGTGCGCCTCGGGACGCGGGTCCTACGGTCATCCCCAGGTGACGCACGTGATGATCAGCATCGACGGCACCGGGCATCAGTGGGAAGCGCCCTTCAACTTCCACACCGGTCCAGGCTGCTCCTACACCACGACCATGCAGCGCGACGGCAAGCTGCACGTGATCTACTCGGACTCCGACTTCACGCGCGACATGGGGACGCACGGGCTGCCCGTGCAGCGCATTCGCCGCGCCGTCATCGACATCTCCACCGACGCGTGA
- a CDS encoding sialidase family protein — translation MIRQARYSDGTRSATVTLERIDTWVEDTESIVNFPGILELDDRLVLYHARSRHGAEDSHKEDPNRILESYDDGETWQPRPDDDPLVTYDSFSGHKNDDFGVVGSGRLRDGTIVHMSHNTMMHFENGYDRSRGHMHEQFQQDDPTFRFQRASSDGRLLERFPFKVAGMPWGRRAYQVYSPILEMDDGDLLAAMEWVKLLPEERWRHEAHGRVWKYLIGTFIVRSGDGGRTWNYVTQFDPDEVKPVYGITDRSVDDGIDEAHMARLPNGDILCVMRTGAYSPLWQARSRDGGRTWDAPESMGWPGVKPQLEVLPNGVLACASGRGSYGHPQVTHVMISIDGTGHQWEAPFNFHTGPGCSYTTTMQRDGKLHVIYSDSDFTRDMGTHGLPVQRIRRAVIDISTDA, via the coding sequence ATGATCCGCCAAGCCCGCTACAGCGACGGCACCCGCAGCGCCACCGTCACGCTCGAGCGGATCGACACCTGGGTCGAAGACACCGAGAGCATCGTGAACTTTCCGGGAATCCTGGAGCTGGACGACCGGCTGGTGCTGTACCACGCGCGCTCGCGCCACGGTGCCGAGGACTCCCACAAAGAGGACCCCAATCGCATCCTGGAGTCCTATGACGACGGGGAGACCTGGCAGCCCAGACCGGACGACGACCCTCTCGTCACCTACGACTCTTTCAGCGGCCACAAGAATGACGACTTCGGGGTCGTCGGGTCCGGACGACTTCGCGACGGCACGATCGTCCACATGAGCCACAATACGATGATGCACTTCGAGAACGGCTATGACCGCTCCCGGGGGCATATGCACGAGCAGTTCCAGCAGGACGACCCCACGTTCCGCTTTCAGCGGGCTTCGAGCGACGGTCGGCTGCTCGAGCGGTTTCCGTTCAAGGTTGCCGGCATGCCCTGGGGGCGCCGGGCATATCAGGTCTACTCGCCCATCCTCGAAATGGACGACGGCGACCTGCTGGCGGCCATGGAGTGGGTCAAGCTGCTCCCCGAGGAACGGTGGCGCCACGAGGCCCACGGCCGCGTTTGGAAATATCTCATCGGCACATTCATCGTGCGCTCCGGCGACGGCGGTCGCACCTGGAACTACGTGACCCAGTTCGATCCCGACGAGGTCAAGCCGGTTTACGGCATCACCGACCGGTCCGTCGACGATGGCATCGACGAAGCCCACATGGCCAGGCTTCCGAACGGCGACATCCTCTGCGTGATGCGCACCGGCGCGTATTCGCCCCTGTGGCAAGCGCGATCGCGCGACGGCGGTCGGACCTGGGACGCGCCCGAGTCCATGGGGTGGCCCGGGGTCAAGCCGCAGCTGGAGGTCCTGCCGAACGGCGTGCTCGCGTGCGCCTCGGGACGCGGGTCCTACGGTCATCCCCAAGTGACGCACGTGATGATCAGCATCGACGGCACCGGGCATCAGTGGGAAGCGCCCTTCAACTTCCACACCGGTCCAGGCTGCTCCTACACCACGACCATGCAGCGCGACGGCAAGCTGCACGTGATCTACTCGGACTCCGACTTCACGCGCGACATGGGGACGCACGGGCTGCCCGTGCAGCGCATTCGCCGGGCCGTCATCGACATCTCCACCGACGCATGA